From a single Balearica regulorum gibbericeps isolate bBalReg1 chromosome 11, bBalReg1.pri, whole genome shotgun sequence genomic region:
- the CSTF2 gene encoding cleavage stimulation factor subunit 2 isoform X3, producing the protein MAGLSVRDPAVDRSLRSVFVGNIPYEATEEQLKDIFSEVGPVVSFRLVYDRETGKPKGYGFCEYQDQETALSAMRNLNGREFSGRALRVDNAASEKNKEELKSLGTGAPIIESPYGDPVNPEDAPESISRAVASLPPEQMFELMKQMKLCVQNSPQEARNMLLQNPQLAYALLQAQVVMRIVDPEIALKILHRQTSVPPLIPGNQQPVPGPGPGPGPGPGPGPNAQLNPQNTPSSQPQPIGGMHVNGAPPLMQPPMQGGVPAPGQMAAPVQGPGPGPMAPGVPMPDPRAPMQRGPLPASGPPPRGLLGDAPNDPRGGTLLSVTGEVEPRGYLGPPHQGAPMHHMPGHDSRGPPHEMRGGPMGEPRPLMGEPRGPLMDARVGRDPRGLEPRGLEPRGLEPRVMEARALEARSLEPRVLEPRVLEARAMEARVMEPRGLEPRGPGPNPRGPMPGGIQGPGPLNMGASGPQGPRQVPNMVGAGMQGGGIPGAGVQGAGQPGGFSPGQSQVTPQDHEKAALIMQVLQLTADQIAMLPPEQRQSILILKEQIQKSTGAP; encoded by the exons ATGGCGGGGCTGTCGGTGCGGGACCCCGCCGTGGACCGCTCCTTGCGCTCCGTCTTCG TGGGGAATATCCCGTACGAAGCcacagaggagcagctgaaggacaTTTTCTCAGAGGTTGGGCCTGTGGTCAGCTTTAG GCTGGTGTATGACAGGGAGACGGGAAAGCCGAAGGGCTATGGCTTCTGTGAGTACCAAGACCAGGAGACGGCCCTCAGTGCCATGCGGAACTTGAACGGGCGAGAGTTCAGCGGGAGGGCCCTGCGCGTCGACAATGCGGCCAGCGAGAAGAACAAGGAGGAGCTGAAGA GCTTGGGCACAGGCGCACCCATCATAGAGTCACCCTACGGGGACCCCGTCAATCCTGAAGATGCCCCCGAGTCCATCAGCCGGGCAGTAGCCAGCCTGCCACCCGAGCAGATGTTTGAGTTGATGAAGCAGATGAAG TTGTGTGTCCAGAACAGCCCCCAGGAAGCCAGGAATATGCTGCTCCAGAACCCCCAGCTGGCGTATGCCCTGCTGCAGGCCCAGGTGGTCATGAGGATCGTCGACCCAGAGATCGCACTG AAAATCCTGCATCGCCAGACCAGTGTTCCTCCTCTGATCCCGGGCAACCAGCAGCCAGTGCcagggccggggccgggaccAGGGCCAGGGCCTGGGCCAGGGCCAAACGCCCAGCTGAACCCACAGAATACCCCCTCATCCCAGCCACAGCCCATA ggtgggatgCACGTAAATGGCGCTCCTCCTCTGATGCAGCCGCCCATGCAGGGAGGAGTGCCAGCCCCAGGACAGATGGCAGCCCCTGTGCAGGGCCCGGGCCCTGGCCCCATGGCTCCAGGAG TGCCCATGCCAGACCCGAGGGCCCCTATGCAGCGTGGACCTCTACCTGCTAGTGGCCCGCCGCCCCGAGGCCTTTTGGGAGATGCCCCGAATGACCCTCGCGGAGGGACCCTGCTCTCAGTCACTGGAGAAGTGGAGCCCAg AGGTTACCTTGGGCCGCCCCACCAGGGAGCCCCTATGCACCATATGCCTGGTCATGACAGCCGTGGCCCCCCCCATGAGATGAGGGGGGGACCCATGGGAGAACCCCGACCACTGATGGGAGAGCCGCGGGGGCCCTTGATGGATGCTCGAG TTGGAAGAGATCCCCGAGGGCTGGAGCCACGAGGATTGGAGCcccgagggctggagccccgCGTGATGGAAGCGCGAGCCCTGGAGGCACGAAGCCTGGAGCCACGGGTGCTGGAACCGCGAGTGCTGGAAGCCAGGGCCATGGAGGCCAGGGTCATGGAGCCCCGGGGCCTGGAGCCTCGAGGGCCTGGTCCCAACCCACGTGGCCCCATGCCTGGTGGGATACAGGGTCCCGGGCCACTTAACATGGGAGCCAGTGGCCCACAGGGGCCCCGTCAG GTTCCTAACATGGTAGGGGCAGGCATGCAGGGAGGAGGCATTCCTGGGGCAGGGGTCCAAGGAGCTGGTCAGCCCGGAGGCTTTAGCCCTGGACAGAGCCAGGTCACCCCACAGGATCACGAGAAG gcAGCCCTGATCATGCAGGTTCTGCAGCTGACAGCGGACCAGATCGCCATGCTGCCCCCGGAGCAGCGGCAGAGCATCCTTATTCTAAAGGAGCAAATCCAGAAGTCCACGGGGGCACCCTGA
- the CSTF2 gene encoding cleavage stimulation factor subunit 2 isoform X5, with product MAGLSVRDPAVDRSLRSVFVGNIPYEATEEQLKDIFSEVGPVVSFRLVYDRETGKPKGYGFCEYQDQETALSAMRNLNGREFSGRALRVDNAASEKNKEELKSLGTGAPIIESPYGDPVNPEDAPESISRAVASLPPEQMFELMKQMKLCVQNSPQEARNMLLQNPQLAYALLQAQVVMRIVDPEIALKILHRQTSVPPLIPGNQQPVPGPGPGPGPGPGPGPNAQLNPQNTPSSQPQPIGGMHVNGAPPLMQPPMQGGVPAPGQMAAPVQGPGPGPMAPGVGRDPRGLEPRGLEPRGLEPRVMEARALEARSLEPRVLEPRVLEARAMEARVMEPRGLEPRGPGPNPRGPMPGGIQGPGPLNMGASGPQGPRQVPNMVGAGMQGGGIPGAGVQGAGQPGGFSPGQSQVTPQDHEKAALIMQVLQLTADQIAMLPPEQRQSILILKEQIQKSTGAP from the exons ATGGCGGGGCTGTCGGTGCGGGACCCCGCCGTGGACCGCTCCTTGCGCTCCGTCTTCG TGGGGAATATCCCGTACGAAGCcacagaggagcagctgaaggacaTTTTCTCAGAGGTTGGGCCTGTGGTCAGCTTTAG GCTGGTGTATGACAGGGAGACGGGAAAGCCGAAGGGCTATGGCTTCTGTGAGTACCAAGACCAGGAGACGGCCCTCAGTGCCATGCGGAACTTGAACGGGCGAGAGTTCAGCGGGAGGGCCCTGCGCGTCGACAATGCGGCCAGCGAGAAGAACAAGGAGGAGCTGAAGA GCTTGGGCACAGGCGCACCCATCATAGAGTCACCCTACGGGGACCCCGTCAATCCTGAAGATGCCCCCGAGTCCATCAGCCGGGCAGTAGCCAGCCTGCCACCCGAGCAGATGTTTGAGTTGATGAAGCAGATGAAG TTGTGTGTCCAGAACAGCCCCCAGGAAGCCAGGAATATGCTGCTCCAGAACCCCCAGCTGGCGTATGCCCTGCTGCAGGCCCAGGTGGTCATGAGGATCGTCGACCCAGAGATCGCACTG AAAATCCTGCATCGCCAGACCAGTGTTCCTCCTCTGATCCCGGGCAACCAGCAGCCAGTGCcagggccggggccgggaccAGGGCCAGGGCCTGGGCCAGGGCCAAACGCCCAGCTGAACCCACAGAATACCCCCTCATCCCAGCCACAGCCCATA ggtgggatgCACGTAAATGGCGCTCCTCCTCTGATGCAGCCGCCCATGCAGGGAGGAGTGCCAGCCCCAGGACAGATGGCAGCCCCTGTGCAGGGCCCGGGCCCTGGCCCCATGGCTCCAGGAG TTGGAAGAGATCCCCGAGGGCTGGAGCCACGAGGATTGGAGCcccgagggctggagccccgCGTGATGGAAGCGCGAGCCCTGGAGGCACGAAGCCTGGAGCCACGGGTGCTGGAACCGCGAGTGCTGGAAGCCAGGGCCATGGAGGCCAGGGTCATGGAGCCCCGGGGCCTGGAGCCTCGAGGGCCTGGTCCCAACCCACGTGGCCCCATGCCTGGTGGGATACAGGGTCCCGGGCCACTTAACATGGGAGCCAGTGGCCCACAGGGGCCCCGTCAG GTTCCTAACATGGTAGGGGCAGGCATGCAGGGAGGAGGCATTCCTGGGGCAGGGGTCCAAGGAGCTGGTCAGCCCGGAGGCTTTAGCCCTGGACAGAGCCAGGTCACCCCACAGGATCACGAGAAG gcAGCCCTGATCATGCAGGTTCTGCAGCTGACAGCGGACCAGATCGCCATGCTGCCCCCGGAGCAGCGGCAGAGCATCCTTATTCTAAAGGAGCAAATCCAGAAGTCCACGGGGGCACCCTGA
- the CSTF2 gene encoding cleavage stimulation factor subunit 2 isoform X1, translating to MAGLSVRDPAVDRSLRSVFVGNIPYEATEEQLKDIFSEVGPVVSFRLVYDRETGKPKGYGFCEYQDQETALSAMRNLNGREFSGRALRVDNAASEKNKEELKSLGTGAPIIESPYGDPVNPEDAPESISRAVASLPPEQMFELMKQMKLCVQNSPQEARNMLLQNPQLAYALLQAQVVMRIVDPEIALKILHRQTSVPPLIPGNQQPVPGPGPGPGPGPGPGPNAQLNPQNTPSSQPQPIGGMHVNGAPPLMQPPMQGGVPAPGQMAAPVQGPGPGPMAPGGGMQPQVGMPGGGPVPLERGQGNLQLSPVGPARPASIERVQVPMPDPRAPMQRGPLPASGPPPRGLLGDAPNDPRGGTLLSVTGEVEPRGYLGPPHQGAPMHHMPGHDSRGPPHEMRGGPMGEPRPLMGEPRGPLMDARVGRDPRGLEPRGLEPRGLEPRVMEARALEARSLEPRVLEPRVLEARAMEARVMEPRGLEPRGPGPNPRGPMPGGIQGPGPLNMGASGPQGPRQVPNMVGAGMQGGGIPGAGVQGAGQPGGFSPGQSQVTPQDHEKAALIMQVLQLTADQIAMLPPEQRQSILILKEQIQKSTGAP from the exons ATGGCGGGGCTGTCGGTGCGGGACCCCGCCGTGGACCGCTCCTTGCGCTCCGTCTTCG TGGGGAATATCCCGTACGAAGCcacagaggagcagctgaaggacaTTTTCTCAGAGGTTGGGCCTGTGGTCAGCTTTAG GCTGGTGTATGACAGGGAGACGGGAAAGCCGAAGGGCTATGGCTTCTGTGAGTACCAAGACCAGGAGACGGCCCTCAGTGCCATGCGGAACTTGAACGGGCGAGAGTTCAGCGGGAGGGCCCTGCGCGTCGACAATGCGGCCAGCGAGAAGAACAAGGAGGAGCTGAAGA GCTTGGGCACAGGCGCACCCATCATAGAGTCACCCTACGGGGACCCCGTCAATCCTGAAGATGCCCCCGAGTCCATCAGCCGGGCAGTAGCCAGCCTGCCACCCGAGCAGATGTTTGAGTTGATGAAGCAGATGAAG TTGTGTGTCCAGAACAGCCCCCAGGAAGCCAGGAATATGCTGCTCCAGAACCCCCAGCTGGCGTATGCCCTGCTGCAGGCCCAGGTGGTCATGAGGATCGTCGACCCAGAGATCGCACTG AAAATCCTGCATCGCCAGACCAGTGTTCCTCCTCTGATCCCGGGCAACCAGCAGCCAGTGCcagggccggggccgggaccAGGGCCAGGGCCTGGGCCAGGGCCAAACGCCCAGCTGAACCCACAGAATACCCCCTCATCCCAGCCACAGCCCATA ggtgggatgCACGTAAATGGCGCTCCTCCTCTGATGCAGCCGCCCATGCAGGGAGGAGTGCCAGCCCCAGGACAGATGGCAGCCCCTGTGCAGGGCCCGGGCCCTGGCCCCATGGCTCCAGGAG GTGGGATGCAGCCACAGGTTGGGATGCCGGGCGGAGGGCCTGTCCCCTTGGAGCGCGGACAAG GGAACCTGCAGCTCTCGCCCGTGGGACCTGCCAGGCCTGCGTCTATCGAACGCGTTCAAG TGCCCATGCCAGACCCGAGGGCCCCTATGCAGCGTGGACCTCTACCTGCTAGTGGCCCGCCGCCCCGAGGCCTTTTGGGAGATGCCCCGAATGACCCTCGCGGAGGGACCCTGCTCTCAGTCACTGGAGAAGTGGAGCCCAg AGGTTACCTTGGGCCGCCCCACCAGGGAGCCCCTATGCACCATATGCCTGGTCATGACAGCCGTGGCCCCCCCCATGAGATGAGGGGGGGACCCATGGGAGAACCCCGACCACTGATGGGAGAGCCGCGGGGGCCCTTGATGGATGCTCGAG TTGGAAGAGATCCCCGAGGGCTGGAGCCACGAGGATTGGAGCcccgagggctggagccccgCGTGATGGAAGCGCGAGCCCTGGAGGCACGAAGCCTGGAGCCACGGGTGCTGGAACCGCGAGTGCTGGAAGCCAGGGCCATGGAGGCCAGGGTCATGGAGCCCCGGGGCCTGGAGCCTCGAGGGCCTGGTCCCAACCCACGTGGCCCCATGCCTGGTGGGATACAGGGTCCCGGGCCACTTAACATGGGAGCCAGTGGCCCACAGGGGCCCCGTCAG GTTCCTAACATGGTAGGGGCAGGCATGCAGGGAGGAGGCATTCCTGGGGCAGGGGTCCAAGGAGCTGGTCAGCCCGGAGGCTTTAGCCCTGGACAGAGCCAGGTCACCCCACAGGATCACGAGAAG gcAGCCCTGATCATGCAGGTTCTGCAGCTGACAGCGGACCAGATCGCCATGCTGCCCCCGGAGCAGCGGCAGAGCATCCTTATTCTAAAGGAGCAAATCCAGAAGTCCACGGGGGCACCCTGA
- the CSTF2 gene encoding cleavage stimulation factor subunit 2 isoform X2, which translates to MAGLSVRDPAVDRSLRSVFVGNIPYEATEEQLKDIFSEVGPVVSFRLVYDRETGKPKGYGFCEYQDQETALSAMRNLNGREFSGRALRVDNAASEKNKEELKSLGTGAPIIESPYGDPVNPEDAPESISRAVASLPPEQMFELMKQMKLCVQNSPQEARNMLLQNPQLAYALLQAQVVMRIVDPEIALKILHRQTSVPPLIPGNQQPVPGPGPGPGPGPGPGPNAQLNPQNTPSSQPQPIGGMHVNGAPPLMQPPMQGGVPAPGQMAAPVQGPGPGPMAPGGGMQPQVGMPGGGPVPLERGQVPMPDPRAPMQRGPLPASGPPPRGLLGDAPNDPRGGTLLSVTGEVEPRGYLGPPHQGAPMHHMPGHDSRGPPHEMRGGPMGEPRPLMGEPRGPLMDARVGRDPRGLEPRGLEPRGLEPRVMEARALEARSLEPRVLEPRVLEARAMEARVMEPRGLEPRGPGPNPRGPMPGGIQGPGPLNMGASGPQGPRQVPNMVGAGMQGGGIPGAGVQGAGQPGGFSPGQSQVTPQDHEKAALIMQVLQLTADQIAMLPPEQRQSILILKEQIQKSTGAP; encoded by the exons ATGGCGGGGCTGTCGGTGCGGGACCCCGCCGTGGACCGCTCCTTGCGCTCCGTCTTCG TGGGGAATATCCCGTACGAAGCcacagaggagcagctgaaggacaTTTTCTCAGAGGTTGGGCCTGTGGTCAGCTTTAG GCTGGTGTATGACAGGGAGACGGGAAAGCCGAAGGGCTATGGCTTCTGTGAGTACCAAGACCAGGAGACGGCCCTCAGTGCCATGCGGAACTTGAACGGGCGAGAGTTCAGCGGGAGGGCCCTGCGCGTCGACAATGCGGCCAGCGAGAAGAACAAGGAGGAGCTGAAGA GCTTGGGCACAGGCGCACCCATCATAGAGTCACCCTACGGGGACCCCGTCAATCCTGAAGATGCCCCCGAGTCCATCAGCCGGGCAGTAGCCAGCCTGCCACCCGAGCAGATGTTTGAGTTGATGAAGCAGATGAAG TTGTGTGTCCAGAACAGCCCCCAGGAAGCCAGGAATATGCTGCTCCAGAACCCCCAGCTGGCGTATGCCCTGCTGCAGGCCCAGGTGGTCATGAGGATCGTCGACCCAGAGATCGCACTG AAAATCCTGCATCGCCAGACCAGTGTTCCTCCTCTGATCCCGGGCAACCAGCAGCCAGTGCcagggccggggccgggaccAGGGCCAGGGCCTGGGCCAGGGCCAAACGCCCAGCTGAACCCACAGAATACCCCCTCATCCCAGCCACAGCCCATA ggtgggatgCACGTAAATGGCGCTCCTCCTCTGATGCAGCCGCCCATGCAGGGAGGAGTGCCAGCCCCAGGACAGATGGCAGCCCCTGTGCAGGGCCCGGGCCCTGGCCCCATGGCTCCAGGAG GTGGGATGCAGCCACAGGTTGGGATGCCGGGCGGAGGGCCTGTCCCCTTGGAGCGCGGACAAG TGCCCATGCCAGACCCGAGGGCCCCTATGCAGCGTGGACCTCTACCTGCTAGTGGCCCGCCGCCCCGAGGCCTTTTGGGAGATGCCCCGAATGACCCTCGCGGAGGGACCCTGCTCTCAGTCACTGGAGAAGTGGAGCCCAg AGGTTACCTTGGGCCGCCCCACCAGGGAGCCCCTATGCACCATATGCCTGGTCATGACAGCCGTGGCCCCCCCCATGAGATGAGGGGGGGACCCATGGGAGAACCCCGACCACTGATGGGAGAGCCGCGGGGGCCCTTGATGGATGCTCGAG TTGGAAGAGATCCCCGAGGGCTGGAGCCACGAGGATTGGAGCcccgagggctggagccccgCGTGATGGAAGCGCGAGCCCTGGAGGCACGAAGCCTGGAGCCACGGGTGCTGGAACCGCGAGTGCTGGAAGCCAGGGCCATGGAGGCCAGGGTCATGGAGCCCCGGGGCCTGGAGCCTCGAGGGCCTGGTCCCAACCCACGTGGCCCCATGCCTGGTGGGATACAGGGTCCCGGGCCACTTAACATGGGAGCCAGTGGCCCACAGGGGCCCCGTCAG GTTCCTAACATGGTAGGGGCAGGCATGCAGGGAGGAGGCATTCCTGGGGCAGGGGTCCAAGGAGCTGGTCAGCCCGGAGGCTTTAGCCCTGGACAGAGCCAGGTCACCCCACAGGATCACGAGAAG gcAGCCCTGATCATGCAGGTTCTGCAGCTGACAGCGGACCAGATCGCCATGCTGCCCCCGGAGCAGCGGCAGAGCATCCTTATTCTAAAGGAGCAAATCCAGAAGTCCACGGGGGCACCCTGA
- the CSTF2 gene encoding cleavage stimulation factor subunit 2 isoform X4 — protein MAGLSVRDPAVDRSLRSVFVGNIPYEATEEQLKDIFSEVGPVVSFRLVYDRETGKPKGYGFCEYQDQETALSAMRNLNGREFSGRALRVDNAASEKNKEELKSLGTGAPIIESPYGDPVNPEDAPESISRAVASLPPEQMFELMKQMKLCVQNSPQEARNMLLQNPQLAYALLQAQVVMRIVDPEIALKILHRQTSVPPLIPGNQQPVPGPGPGPGPGPGPGPNAQLNPQNTPSSQPQPIGGMHVNGAPPLMQPPMQGGVPAPGQMAAPVQGPGPGPMAPGGGMQPQVGMPGGGPVPLERGQVGRDPRGLEPRGLEPRGLEPRVMEARALEARSLEPRVLEPRVLEARAMEARVMEPRGLEPRGPGPNPRGPMPGGIQGPGPLNMGASGPQGPRQVPNMVGAGMQGGGIPGAGVQGAGQPGGFSPGQSQVTPQDHEKAALIMQVLQLTADQIAMLPPEQRQSILILKEQIQKSTGAP, from the exons ATGGCGGGGCTGTCGGTGCGGGACCCCGCCGTGGACCGCTCCTTGCGCTCCGTCTTCG TGGGGAATATCCCGTACGAAGCcacagaggagcagctgaaggacaTTTTCTCAGAGGTTGGGCCTGTGGTCAGCTTTAG GCTGGTGTATGACAGGGAGACGGGAAAGCCGAAGGGCTATGGCTTCTGTGAGTACCAAGACCAGGAGACGGCCCTCAGTGCCATGCGGAACTTGAACGGGCGAGAGTTCAGCGGGAGGGCCCTGCGCGTCGACAATGCGGCCAGCGAGAAGAACAAGGAGGAGCTGAAGA GCTTGGGCACAGGCGCACCCATCATAGAGTCACCCTACGGGGACCCCGTCAATCCTGAAGATGCCCCCGAGTCCATCAGCCGGGCAGTAGCCAGCCTGCCACCCGAGCAGATGTTTGAGTTGATGAAGCAGATGAAG TTGTGTGTCCAGAACAGCCCCCAGGAAGCCAGGAATATGCTGCTCCAGAACCCCCAGCTGGCGTATGCCCTGCTGCAGGCCCAGGTGGTCATGAGGATCGTCGACCCAGAGATCGCACTG AAAATCCTGCATCGCCAGACCAGTGTTCCTCCTCTGATCCCGGGCAACCAGCAGCCAGTGCcagggccggggccgggaccAGGGCCAGGGCCTGGGCCAGGGCCAAACGCCCAGCTGAACCCACAGAATACCCCCTCATCCCAGCCACAGCCCATA ggtgggatgCACGTAAATGGCGCTCCTCCTCTGATGCAGCCGCCCATGCAGGGAGGAGTGCCAGCCCCAGGACAGATGGCAGCCCCTGTGCAGGGCCCGGGCCCTGGCCCCATGGCTCCAGGAG GTGGGATGCAGCCACAGGTTGGGATGCCGGGCGGAGGGCCTGTCCCCTTGGAGCGCGGACAAG TTGGAAGAGATCCCCGAGGGCTGGAGCCACGAGGATTGGAGCcccgagggctggagccccgCGTGATGGAAGCGCGAGCCCTGGAGGCACGAAGCCTGGAGCCACGGGTGCTGGAACCGCGAGTGCTGGAAGCCAGGGCCATGGAGGCCAGGGTCATGGAGCCCCGGGGCCTGGAGCCTCGAGGGCCTGGTCCCAACCCACGTGGCCCCATGCCTGGTGGGATACAGGGTCCCGGGCCACTTAACATGGGAGCCAGTGGCCCACAGGGGCCCCGTCAG GTTCCTAACATGGTAGGGGCAGGCATGCAGGGAGGAGGCATTCCTGGGGCAGGGGTCCAAGGAGCTGGTCAGCCCGGAGGCTTTAGCCCTGGACAGAGCCAGGTCACCCCACAGGATCACGAGAAG gcAGCCCTGATCATGCAGGTTCTGCAGCTGACAGCGGACCAGATCGCCATGCTGCCCCCGGAGCAGCGGCAGAGCATCCTTATTCTAAAGGAGCAAATCCAGAAGTCCACGGGGGCACCCTGA
- the NOX1 gene encoding NADPH oxidase 1 has product MGNWLVNHWFSAAVLAAWLSINIFLFTYYFLFFDRDERYFYTRAILGSALAWARASAKCLNFNSMLILLPVCRNLLSFLRGTCSCCRRTLRKQLDHNLTFHKLVAYALALLTAVHTIAHLFNLERYNHSQQATDGSLPAVLSKLHLKGSDKWLNPIHSNQTTVEYVAFTTIPGLTGVIITLALILMVTSSTEFIRRNYFEVFWYTHHLFLIYFAGLVIHGIAGLVRGQTEESMEEVHPHRCAHYLTHKDEDCSHDCCKDPKFGSIPAESWKWVLAPVLLYIFERILRVWRAQQKVVITKVVMHPARVLELQMQKKGFSMEVGQYIFVNCPAISLLEWHPFTLTSAPEEDFFSIHIRAAGDWTESLIDTFQQQKTEMPRIEVDGPFGTASEDVFQYEVAMLVGAGIGVTPFASILKSIWYKFQQADQTLKTKKIYFYWLCRDTGAFAWFNDLLASLEQKMAESGKADFLTYRLFLTGWDTSIANNVAIHFDTTTDTVTGLRHKTIFGRPMWNTEFAAVAAAHPRSVVGVFLCGPGALAKSLQKSCHQHSSLDPRKVKFYFNKENF; this is encoded by the exons ATGGGCAACTGGCTGGTCAACCACTGGTTCTCGGCCGCCGTCCTC gcagcctggctgagcatcaacattttcctcttcacgtactattttctgttctttgacCGAGACGAGCGATACTTCTACACCAGGGCCATCCTCGGG tcCGCCTTGGCGTGGGCACGAGCATCGGCCAAGTGCCTCAACTTCAACAGCATGCTGATCCTGCTGCCCGTCTGTCGCaacctcctctccttcctccgCGGGACCTGCTCG TGCTGCAGGCGGACGCTGCGGAAGCAGCTGGACCACAACCTCACCTTCCACAAGCTGGTGGCCTACGCGCTGGCCCTGCTCACAG CCGTGCACACCATTGCCCACCTCTTCAACCTGGAGCGCTACAACCACAGCCAACAAGCCACCGACGGCAGCCTCCCTGCTGTCCTCTCCAAGCTGCACCTGAAGGGCAGCGACAAGTGGCTGAACCCCATCCACTCCAACCAGACG ACAGTCGAGTACGTGGCCTTCACCACCATTCCCGGGCTGACGGGGGTCATCATCACGCTGGCGCTCATCCTCATGGTCACGTCTTCCACCGAGTTCATCCGCAGGAACTACTTTGAGGTCTTCTGGTACACGCACCACCTCTTCCTCATCTACTTCGCTGGCCTCGTCATCCATGGCATCGC CGGGCTGGTGCGTGGGCAGACAGAGGAGAGCATGGAGGAGGTGCACCCCCATCGCTGTGCCCACTATCTCACACACAAGGATGAGGACTGCAGCCATGACTGCTGCAAAGACCCCAAGTTTGGGAGCATCCCTGCCGAG TCGTGGAAGTGGGTTCTGGCCCCCGTCCTCCTCTACATCTTTGAGCGGATCCTGCGGGTCTGGCGTGCACAGCAGAAGGTGGTCATCACCAAG GTGGTCATGCACCCTGCCCGCGTGCTGGAGCTACAGATGCAGAAGAAGGGTTTCAGCATGGAGGTGGGGCAGTACATCTTTGTCAACTGCCCCGCCATCTCCCTGCTGGAGTGGCACCCCTTCACCCTCACCTCGGCACCTGAGGAGGACTTCTTCTCCATCCACATCCGGGCAGCTGGGGACTGGACAGAGAGTCTCATCGACACCTTCCAGCAGCAGAAGACAGAGATGCCCAG GATTGAGGTGGACGGCCCCTTTGGCACAGCCAGTGAAGATGTGTTCCAGTACGAGGTGGCCATGCTGGTGGGAGCAGGCATCGGCGTCACTCCCTTTGCCTCCATCCTGAAGTCCATCTGGTATAAGTTCCAGCAGGCTGACCAGACCCTCAAGACCAAGAAG ATCTACTTCTACTGGCTGTGCCGGGACACGGGAGCCTTCGCCTGGTTCAACGACCTGCTTGCCTCGCTGGAGCAGAAGATGGCTGAGTCGGGCAAGGCGGACTTTCTCACGTACCGGCTCTTCCTCACCGGCTGGGACACCAGCATC gcCAACAATGTGGCGATCCACTTCGACACCACTACGGACACAGTGACAGGCCTCAGGCACAAAACCATCTTTGGACGGCCCATGTGGAACACTGAGTTTGCGGCAGTGGCTGCAGCCCACCCCAG GTCGGTGGTTGGCGTGTTCCTCTGTGGGCCAGGGGCCTTGGCGAAGAGCCTGCAGAAGTCTTGCCACCAGCACTCCAGCCTGGACCCCAGAAAGGTCAAATTCTACTTCAACAAGGAGAACTTTTAA